Below is a window of Humulus lupulus chromosome 2, drHumLupu1.1, whole genome shotgun sequence DNA.
tgcaagtggcttaacttcggcccattttgtgaagtaatcaacggcccCTACAGCGTACTTGACgttgccctttcctgtgggcaaagatctgattaggtctataccccaaactgcgaatggctacggactttgcatctgttttagttcattaggGGCCGCTCGTGGAATTTcagagaacctctggcacttgtcgcaccttcgcacaaattccatcgagtcttcattcattgttgcccagaagtatccttgccttaggatcttttttgataagctctgccccccagcatggtccccacaaaagccttcatggacctctttcatcaactctttggccttctctttcaaaatacacctgaggagtggcattgagtatccccttcggtacaagattccatcgaacaggatatacctagcagcctgccgctggagggtcctggctttgtttctgtccattggTAACACACCCTTCGTCAGGTACtccatgtaaggtgccatccatgtatccgccgcctAAATCACCAAAGAGGCctcttctgcttggatgcttggtgtagATAGTTGTTCAACTAGCACTATGTTtagggtgtcagcatctttcgcactcgcTAGTTTgtccaaagcatcagcgtttgaattctattcacgaggtacttgctggagagtgtacttatcaaactgcgccaatagatcattcgctttattcaagtaagcgaccatttttaaacctcgggcctggtattcCCCAATGATCTAATTGACTACTAACTAAGAGTCACTATAgatatcaagtgactttatgttcatgccTCTGGCAAACCGTAATCATGCGAGCAACGTCTCATACTCTACTTCGTTGTTGGACGtcgtgaagtcgaatctaatcgcgcagtgaaatcgatgcccttcaggcgttatcaaaatcactccggctcccgcgtgatgttcattagaagagtCATCCGTGaccaacttccatgagggagtctGGCTTTGAGGTTCAAGCTCTCCAGGCTCTTCTGGTTGCTCGCTATCTGGAAGTCCAGTGAGTTCTGCGACAAAGTCggccagagcttgtccttttattgctgctcgtggtaaataagagatatcaaactgtccaagttcaaccgcccatttcaacaatcggcCTGCGGcctctggcttctgcagaacttgctgtagaggttggtcggtcaaaactgtgattgggtgagctcaGAAATATGGCCGCagttttctggaggctaagatcaagcaataggctaatttttcaataggtgaatatcgcagttctgctcctatcagtcttttgcttacataatatacgaccTTCTGCACACCCTCTTCCTCTCTTATTAGGACAGCACTAGCATCATATtccgtgatcgccaagtagatgaacaaagtttctttatcaaccagtTTTGATAGAATCGACAACTGCGAAATGTGagtctttaaagcttgaaaagcatATTCGCACTCCTCCgcccattcgaacttcttgttgcctctgagtagattaaaaaatggaacgcatttgtccgtcgatttggaaataaatctactgagagtagCAATTCTTctggttaagctttgaacatccttgattttttttggcgatttcatatcgatcagggctttaatcttCTCGGGATTGACTTCAGTTCCtcacgagtttactataaatcccaagaatttccctgatccaactctgaaggaacacttgaggggattcagcttcatctgatatttattcaagacgttgaagcactcttgcaagtcctctatatgtccttctgccttcttcgacttaaccatcatgtcgtcgacatatacctccatgttcgcACTGATcatctccttgaacatgtgattgatcagtcgctggtaagtcgcaccagcatttttcaaaccgaagggcattactttgtaacagtaaagccctgtatcggtctgaaagctagtgtgatccttgtcagggggatgcatactgatctgattgtacccggagtatgcatccatgaatgagaggatttcatgccctacagtggcatcgactagctggtcgattctagggagtgggaaacagtcttttgtgCAGGcattattaaggtctatgaaatccacgcatgttctccacttgccattcagctttggaaccagtacgggattagagacccaagatggataaaacgctacccagatgaatccattctcctttagcctctcgacttcttcctctagagcttttgatctgtctttgtcgagcagcctcttTTTCTGTTGCACTGGGGGAAAACTCTtatttatgttcaggacatggctaatgactgcagggtctattccaaccatgtctttatgcgaccaggcaaagaattcctggtttttcctcaaaaattccaccagtgcttgcttcgttgttgtctctaagtttttaccgactttcacaaccctggtcggatcttcttcatcgagttggacctcctcaaggtccttgatgggtcctatctcttcatcaaaatccccaaagcgaggatctaaatctctatcctcactttgggcaacgccctatttggtgacaccatcacctgattgggcttgtacatcaatagccgtttgcaactcttttccggcagCTTCCCTTGATACACCTTTCctcgccttagatatcgaggcgttgtagcactccttcGCTTCctgctggtttcccaacacgcatcatACCCCTGCgttggttgggaatttcatggcaaggtgccatatcgaggtaacggctcgcaggtcgaccaaaattggccttccaattacagcattatacgctgaaggacaatcaactactatgaaagtaatgagtaatgtcctgtttgcaggtgcagttcctacagtaactgggagcctaatcgaccctgtcggGGCAATccctttgccagaaaaaccatatatggtttggttgcatggctccaggtccttgacggacaacttcatcctttctagtgaaaacttgtacaagatgttgactgagcttcctgtgtcaaccaacacccttttaaccatcatgttggcgatttggatgtcaacgaccagcggatcagagtgtgggaatcggacGTGTTGAGCATCATCTTCaaagaaggttatcaactcctcctttgctcgagctttctttggtgctcgatcctccacactcatcatctcgatgtcctggtcgtggcgtaaagttcgagcgtatcgctcccttgctttcccactatcccctacaatatgtgggccaccacagatggtgagtaatgttcccgccacaggagctggctataaaggtggcgagcattggcttgcaagcacctgctcgttgccaccttaagCCTCTCGTTGAGACCCACCTGCGGCTCatacgtatctccttaggtgtccccgcctgatcaggaactcgatctcatctttcaattggttacactcattggtgtcatgttcgtagtcgttgtgaaaacgacagaattttgtggtatctctcttggagatatctttccttataggtgttggtcgcttataaggggCATTGGCGTTGGTCTCCTGGTAGACCTCTGCCCTACTTTCGACAAGGACCGTATATTTGATGAATCTCAGCTCATTTCTGTTGCCTTTAGGGCATTTATTCTCAGACGTTGACAGCTCATTACCGCCCTTTTCCCACCATTTCTGCAatttccgttcccgttgcctttgctgttgccattgggtttattcgATCCGCTGGCAgccttggcgggatcttccttcggTCCCTTGTCTTTAGtaggcgatttcccttcgttggcaatcgcatcctcgagcttgatgtatcgatcagcccgatccaaaaactcttgggtactatTTACCCCGTTCTTTCTTAGGCTGTTCCATAGAGGAGAAtgacgcctaaccccagcagttagggccatcatcttgccctcgtcGCCCACTATTTTGGCTTCAGTCGCTGCtcacataaagcgctggacatactcctttaagggctctccctccttttggcgtatctccactagttggttggcctcagtggggtgtgcGCAACCCCCGTAGAATTGTCcttaaaattcctttacgaacatttcccacgatactatgctagtaggagagaacttaaagaaccactcctgggcagtgttgGATAGagtggcggggaagatcctgcagcgggcgtcgtccgacaccttctgaatatccatttgtatctcaatttttttgacatgagataccgggtctccatacccatcaaagtttggcagtactaGCATTTTcaatttgctgggggtttctgccacagcaatcctttgcacaaacaGAGAACCTCTCCTCCGCTCGTACTCTATATGGGATGTTCGGCTttcgaccagctgttgtaccgcttggttcagagcatcaatttgagcctgaaccgcGTCTGGGATTGCCGGGGTGGCTGGGGTCGaaggagcatactcatcgtgtCTCTCACGTCtgtcgttgagtacgtccctcaagTCATCAACCCTGTGCCTTTGTTCGCTTATGCCCAACCGATCAATGACGTTATGTTGTCGAGGTTGCCCCCCCAGTGTTATGGCTCGCatgcctattttctcttggtggggggtttctgtctccacctctctcctcatgCCCCCGACCAGCATTTCTCCTGTCGGAAttggcctcattatagtcatggctgtCTCTAAAATGTGACCGACTATGGCGCGACCGGCTggtcacgctgtttcctcctctggctggcatctcccgagtgTTAGGGGGatgcctgcgttggtcggtgggtccccgtgcattattatgtcgtggggggcccctgaccgcagagcctgactcgttatGCCTTCTGTTTGCAAAAGGatgttgtcccctgctcggtggatttggttcatcatcccctgggcgtctagggctgcggcgcggctgcccggccctattcttccTTTGGCACTGGGGATCGCCGCGACCGGCTTGAGAGGGTGGTTGTTGCTTAGGATCCctaattgggacatcatcctgagcaacAGTTGGCTgcttcggcctttgagggctcgccGGTTGAATTGGAGGACTCGGACTTTGGGCCCGTTGTGGTGGtacatttggtggctgatccggttgagaggccgGAACAGCCTGTCCTTGGGCCAATTGAATGGTTGCTTCAAGAGCGGTCGTGGCATCTCTCTgtcgacggtccatgtccgcctgccgctcgttcagctcctggcgctgatgctcaatctccctttgctgcaacgCCAAGGTTTCtgctgcattctcctgattggccctcagattggccaactcatcctacaACACGCCCAGTGTTACCCTCAGTGTCCCAgagtccatttcctcctcttcaaaatccaagtgtggttcattttcagccacatttggaggaggaggttgagatgatgtagcgccagcagcctgtccagctcTCTTAGATGTCttctccatttgattttcttacAGCTTTTTgattaatctctcaatgaaagcaccagaatgttgaccctcgatttggccaacgacacgaagtcaaaataacgacaaagaataAAAAGGTAATTAAGAAGAGAATCAAAcgggaagaaagtgacacaagtatttaatagtggttcggccccaactgagtggtaataacctacatccacttagtgttcttattgatgttgaatcccaatgtcgtgatcaaagaactaaagttcttgagtttcacaagccttaggagaattacaactttttggtggataatcacactatgctctctctctctctatgagtattcaagttcaaagttcaaaagtcccttccttgagccctttcatgcatatttataggctcaaggggggttacatgggccaatgggccttaactatccttagtatcagcgtatcaaggcaataaagaaaaaacataataaatgtaattattacaagattgcgtatcttaaaggaaataaactgaagcatgcgaccagactggtcgcatctaaacgcgtgatctgatgaagcaataagcatatggtcgatagtcgaacaacaccccttgactttgacgctgccacgtgccaaccacgtgtaataaattcttgccacgtcatcatgagtcatttttgggtaaacacacaTGTTCTAAGCTTCAAAACTACTCAGCTCTAATCAGTAAATTAAAGTTGAACCTTACCTAAATTGGTGACCTAAACTCCTCAGAATCCATTGGTTGTCTTTAAGCTAGCCTTTCCTCAGCTTGACCCAACCCAAACCAGTCTAATTCCCAGCTTCAAGCCTAAGTTCTGCAACCCTTTTCCTTCCCTTAGCTTCAAAGCCTAttaagagagagagtgagagagaaaatgaAACCGTGAGAGAGAGATGAGGGAGTGTACTGAAGTTTCTACCACTTTCTAAATTATTCCTAAGTATCAATTGAGTATATCCCTTGCCTATCAAAAGACCATTATGCCCCTCAAGCCTTCTAATCTTCTAAAGGTATTAAAGGGTAAGATAGTCATTttcccccagttcccgctaattcctcaaatgttcctaatattcaCCAAtcaatcccgtcatccaattaattaccatttatttaTTCAGTATCTAATAATTCTCaagatattctctaaattcccaaaaatgcccctaggcccctcccgagccgggtataaatccccactgtgactatttcgctaatctgctcactaggaccgtctcgagccatacattgtaaatatatccatataataatgtggtctcaacaatttatcacatataatcacatttctaccctcaacgggccaaaattatagatatgcccttataagctaaaaatggctcacatgcatatctaatactcataaacatgcatatcacatatccatataatcatattaatcatgcatgccacataatcataaatttaaacttttaatcacacatataccaatgatgccatctcgacacactaatcaaggcccttaagccttattagtaaaagTGGAAACTATCTACAAGGTAAAAGTGGAAACTACACAAGGCTCTTCCAAGCGTGTCAAGCCTGTTGATCTCAAAATCAAGTCCACTGATGGGTCAGGTGGCTTTGCGGATGTCCCTGCCTGGGAGTCTGAACTGTCTGCTTTGAAGACTGCCATTTGAATCATTCAATCCAACCAGACTACCTTCCTGGACAAAATCGTTGCCCTTGCCGAGACTCAACAACTTCTTCTTGACAATGTGCTCAGTCTCCGTGCCTCTTCATCCAAGCCAAAGAAGTAGTTGGTCTCGTTTTCATTGTTTTTGAGTTTTTTGTTGTTGGTttaagactttgtttatgttttGAATTTTTATACTTATATTTTAAACTGTGGTTTACACTTTGGCCCTTTGATAGTAAAAAATAGGGAGTATTATGGTTGTTTTTAAtggttgttttttttcttctattagtTTGGACATCTTTCTCAGGGGAGAAATTGAATTTTCAGTTTGATATTTTGATATATCTTTTCCTTGTTCTGATTTGTGATATTGCCTACCTGTTTTATGCAGTTGAGTTTTGGTTAGTTTTTTCAAGTCCAAACTAGCACTTTTTGATGCAGGCTGATTGTGTATTATAAAAAATGTTTTTGTCTATaaagttgccaaagggggagattgtaaaatccataAATTGGAAAACTTATATTTGACATTTTTTATATTACTCAATTCATTTTATGGAAATCTCACAAAgtcaattttctatttaattaaagatttttTTTCTGGAAATAAAATATCTTTGGTTATTTCTTTAAATATTGTATTTTCTATTATTTCTTTTATATCACATTTCATAAATCAATTCTGTATATTTCTGTTTGATTTTCATGAATTGATTATGTTAAAATCCTTTGTGATTTTCGTATCAAATGATGGTGGCTTGTTTCCCTTTCTTAGTCTGTCCAGGTACATGTTGAGTTGTCAAATTGTCTAACTGGTTGAGCAGATTGGGTAACTGACAAATCCAACAGAAAGACTTTCCTTATAAGAATATTCTTCCCTGATTTTGTGAGCTGCGAAAGAAGGTCTTCTGCCTGCTATAAATAGGAGTCTTTGTAGCTAGGGAAATGCACTCCTTCATAGTCCATCTTGTTTTATATTGAAGAGTGAAATTGTATTTTTGTGAGATTAAGAGTGAAGATACGTAGTCTTGTGTTATAGTGCATGTTGCATGTTTTATTGATACACTTTAGGATTTAAGGTGTCATTTCTATTGTGGATACTTTACAGTCTTCAGGGGGAGAGTTATTCAAAGTCTTTCATCATGAGGAAGAAAGCATCACGGCCTTCGGGAGAGGAGCCAAGTAAGTCTTTCTTCGAGAGAAAGAAGGCAATCAGTCACCATCGAATGGAGTTTCGAGTGAAGCACTGACTATTGCAGAAACGAGATTGGTGGTGTGATACAAAAGAGTGTGACAACAATATAGAGGGAGTCTAATTGCGtataaaatattgattttgtatTTGTGTTCATTACTAATAAATTtcttcaaaatattatatattaatttttaataaaataaatatcttatttttgtaaatcaacCTAATAAACGCcataaatatgaagaaaaaaatccCTAAAAAATACTACTTGAACACAACCTTTTAAACCACTTAATGATACAAAAAAACCTACTTAATAATTTATGTGCAAATTTTTAAACTACTTACAaatttttctaattttattatttatttcaattacatggaaaacaaaatcaaattatATTTCAATTAGATAAAAAACAAAGTAACACAGGAGTAACTTTATATTTCCCTTAAATTTCAGGAAAACCATGTggcaaacattttttttttctttcccttacATCCATTGCTAATTAGCAAACACAGTCACTGAGCAATTGCAAATTAGCAAACACAGCCATTGTGCACCACTTATCAGAGATTACTTTTTAAAAGAATGTTTCTTACCAATTATTAAAACCAATATGAACAAACACAACTAATGATGGTTAACATTTTTCACCCGATTAATGGATATGCATTTTCACCATCACATGGATAACATAAAGCCAAATGTTCTGAAAAACTCTCAGCTAATAGCACCAGTTCAAAGGTACATTAGAAAACCCAGATACCAAACAGAAGGATATCAAAAGAGATTATTAATGCACCACAAAAACTGTGAAAGTATGTCCATTCTTTCTCAGGAGCAAGCTAACAAGCCTTCTTAAGCTAGTTTGTCTCTAAAGAATCTGCCCGTGAAGAGTTGTGGTTATCTGTTCTTCCTCATTAAGAGAGCTCTATTGGTCAATTACACATTTATTGAAGTGGCTTCTTTTTTGGGAGGAAAAACAATGTGCTTGTTTCCTGGGAAGGCGGTGCGAGAGATGTCAACCAAGGACTTAAAACTGTATGGTTCGTGCATAGATAACTCAGACAGAACTTTCCTGTTCAGCTGAATGTTTTCTTTCATAAGCCCATGCATGAAGTTGCCATAATTAACCTGAAACAAAACATCAAGATTTTGTAATATGTTGCTAAGAAATAAAAGGCCACCAATGACAACAAGAAGCAAAGAAGAGAGTAGAGTGAAGCAGCTCCTgtctttaaatatatattaacagCCAGTTTGAGCAAATATTCAGCAGACTGAAGTAAACAAGAACTGCGCAGACAAATGGCAGGTGCTCATGCTTTCCAGCTAAATTTTGCAGAGCCAGAACAAGTTCAGAAAAACATTAACTAGATAAGCATTTAGATAAGCCTCCATTAAGAAAGACTTGTGTAAGAAGTTTGCTGGGAAGATATTGTAGATAGAGAGTGAGATTTACTTGGAGAAAAATTTGGCAATCTTTGGGAGAGGGGAGCCTCTCAATCTAACTCAACCTTGTAATGTTTAGGGTTTTGGTCTATACCAGCACTGTCTATCAATTAATAATGAGGAATTTCAGTAGTTCCCTCTAGTTTTTGGTTACTCAAAAATTACTATAAGGTTTTCAATCAAAGGAAAATCTATCTAAAATAAGCGAAACTCACTCTGCCTTGCTGATTTCAACAGAAATCTCCATAATAAAATGcaaacaagcttttcaagccacaaaaacaaaagtaatttACACATTCAGAAATTGTACAcaatattttactatttattatctttaATATTGATCTCAAAATGAATCCTTCTCTAATTCTTTAGTGCAGCTGAAGGAGAGCATTAACTAAACTATTTGTATAGTTTTTAGTTAAAAGAAACTGAATACAGAACTAAGACCTAGAGCAGGATTCATTCTGAGATCAATATTATGAAACAAGTATTAGATAGTGTACCCCATGTTGGCGAGTGCCAGCGTTTATCCGCTGGATCCAGAGAGAACGCATGTCTCGCTTCTTGTTCCGACGATCTCGATAGGAATACTGCAATGCCTTTTCCACCCTCTCTCTTGCTATTCTTATGCAGTTCTTCGCCCTTCCACGGAACCCCTTTGCTAGCTTAAAAATCTTACCCTTGTTCATGGTTGAAACTTCCTTTTACTGCagaatcaaacacacaatcacttCCTACGTATTAAAATCAGTCAAAAAGTCTGAAGTTCCTTAAGTAAGAACTTTGAGGCAGTTTCGCAATAGACTGCCAAACCAAAATATTTAAGCTTGCAGATTATTTCCTGAACTTAACTCTAATAATCTAAAGTATTAAGTCTtttttccaaaataataataataagaataagaaaaaaggaggagaagaagaaagcaaCTATTATTACACCATAGAATTTTCTGATTTTTATGATTCAAATACGCAGAGAAGGTAGCCGAGTATATATTTGATAACAAATACAAATATCAagcattttaaaaaatcatgGCAGGAACACATAGTAGTATTAGTATAGATATATGGTACGGTGAGCTACATGCCGTGCGATTGCGTGAGCTGCTGCCGCCGTCGCCGTGACCGTTTCAGCTGGTACCGTGACTGCCGTCTGCCGTGGTGGAGCTGGAGTGAGTGAGAGTGACTGTGTGTGAGGCTTTAGGAGTGCTTGATAAAGAATGAAATGGGAGATATAGAGTTGGGATGAGAGTATGATACAGAATAGATGAAAGGAGGggagaggctgaggctgaggctgaggctgaggctgaggcggAAGCGGACTGCTTTAGGGTTAGCTTAGTCTGAGACTGATAtgtgtataaaaaaaatataataaatatattataattatttcaaatatatatatatataaaaaaaattcctacACATAGGAATCCCTATAAATTTGAGTTTTG
It encodes the following:
- the LOC133818503 gene encoding uncharacterized protein LOC133818503 — protein: MNKGKIFKLAKGFRGRAKNCIRIARERVEKALQYSYRDRRNKKRDMRSLWIQRINAGTRQHGVNYGNFMHGLMKENIQLNRKVLSELSMHEPYSFKSLVDISRTAFPGNKHIVFPPKKEATSINV